A genomic window from Verrucomicrobia bacterium CG1_02_43_26 includes:
- a CDS encoding UMP kinase: MYKEQPALNPKPKYQRIILKISGEVLRNQENGETIDAEVLQNIGKQLKDVHDMGVQVGLVVGGGNIFRGLNGASNRGVDRTTGDYMGMLATVINGMAIMDALEKMGVDARLQSAIPMSAVAEPFILRRAIRHMEKGRLVIFAAGIGNPYFSTDTTAALRANEIGAQIILKATKVDGIYDKDPKKFPDAKKYTELSFLEALQKRIKVMDATAFSLCLDNHVPVLVFNMNKEGSIRDAILGASIGTLVH; the protein is encoded by the coding sequence ATGTATAAAGAACAACCGGCCTTGAATCCTAAACCTAAATATCAACGCATTATCCTGAAGATCAGTGGTGAAGTCCTTCGGAATCAAGAAAACGGGGAGACCATTGATGCTGAAGTGCTTCAAAACATTGGTAAACAGCTCAAAGATGTTCACGATATGGGAGTCCAAGTCGGCCTCGTTGTGGGTGGTGGTAATATTTTCCGTGGTCTAAATGGTGCCAGCAATCGTGGTGTAGACCGTACTACTGGTGATTATATGGGTATGCTCGCCACTGTCATCAATGGCATGGCTATTATGGATGCATTAGAAAAGATGGGTGTCGATGCCCGCCTTCAAAGCGCAATCCCCATGAGTGCCGTTGCCGAACCGTTTATCCTACGCCGCGCCATCCGTCACATGGAAAAGGGGCGTCTTGTTATTTTCGCCGCAGGGATCGGTAATCCTTATTTCTCAACAGACACTACGGCTGCCCTTCGCGCTAACGAAATAGGTGCCCAGATCATTCTGAAAGCCACAAAAGTTGACGGTATCTACGATAAAGATCCTAAAAAATTCCCAGATGCAAAAAAATATACCGAACTTTCTTTTCTGGAAGCTCTGCAAAAACGCATCAAGGTAATGGATGCCACCGCTTTCTCCCTTTGTCTGGATAACCACGTACCCGTACTCGTCTTTAACATGAATAAAGAAGGCAGTATACGTGATGCCATCCTTGGTGCCAGCATTGGCACTCTTGTGCATTAA
- a CDS encoding ribosome recycling factor codes for MNASIDATKIVKDMTQKMNNCVDHVLKEFSTIHTGKASPAMVENVMVDAYGSAMRMKEIAAIMTPDPRCITIQPWDKSMLQEISKAIQKANVGLNPVIDGAHIRCPIPELSGERRSDLIKVTHTMAEDGRIAIRSARRDAIDTLKKEQKAGSISEDDLVRYEKEIQHITDKHNNEIATHLVKKEQELKHI; via the coding sequence ATGAACGCTTCTATTGATGCCACCAAAATAGTCAAAGACATGACCCAAAAAATGAACAATTGCGTAGATCACGTCTTGAAAGAATTTAGTACGATTCATACCGGCAAAGCATCCCCTGCTATGGTAGAAAATGTCATGGTAGACGCTTATGGCTCTGCTATGCGAATGAAAGAAATCGCGGCAATCATGACACCTGATCCGCGCTGTATCACTATTCAGCCATGGGATAAAAGCATGTTGCAAGAAATTTCAAAAGCGATCCAAAAAGCAAATGTAGGCTTAAACCCTGTCATAGACGGCGCCCACATACGCTGCCCCATTCCGGAACTCAGCGGAGAACGTAGAAGCGATTTAATCAAGGTAACGCACACAATGGCAGAAGATGGCCGCATTGCTATTCGATCAGCCAGACGGGATGCCATTGACACGCTTAAAAAAGAGCAAAAGGCAGGCTCCATTTCCGAAGATGACCTTGTCCGCTACGAAAAGGAAATCCAGCATATCACCGATAAGCATAACAACGAAATTGCAACGCACCTTGTTAAAAAAGAGCAAGAGTTGAAGCACATTTAA
- a CDS encoding glutamate 5-kinase encodes MFLHKGQLVVIKLGTRVLTQGVGILKTDLIRSVCHDIAVLKNMGLSIIIVSSGAVGLGMGRLGFDKRPKDITTQQICAAVGQSLLTETWQNGFAPHGINVAQLLLTRDDLRLRNRHVAVKNSLHKILSHGIIPILNENDAISANELKFGDNDILASLVASIVKAQLLVIFSSAPGLLDKTNNIIPVVPSITKDIESLAGNTTDVTGTGGMVSKLMAAKISTQSGCGVFITSGLKPHPIQHLLEGEPEGTFFVPKKQSLQSKKRWIAFFEHPRGSIQIDAGAADALINRGASLLAKGIISTNSSFAKNDVVNIEHPAGNPIARGITQFSQEQIDAIKGMKSSEIQPLFPKHKKLEVIHRDHLVTWEA; translated from the coding sequence ATGTTCCTACATAAGGGACAACTCGTTGTCATCAAGCTCGGTACGCGTGTTTTAACGCAGGGTGTCGGTATTCTGAAAACAGATCTGATTCGCTCTGTCTGTCACGATATTGCTGTGCTTAAAAACATGGGTCTATCCATCATTATTGTCAGTTCCGGTGCTGTCGGGCTTGGCATGGGGCGACTTGGTTTTGATAAGCGCCCTAAAGATATCACAACCCAACAAATTTGCGCTGCAGTTGGCCAAAGTCTTCTCACCGAAACCTGGCAAAATGGGTTTGCGCCCCACGGCATAAATGTTGCTCAATTACTTCTCACAAGAGATGACCTTCGACTACGCAACCGCCACGTAGCCGTCAAAAATAGCCTCCATAAAATTCTTTCTCACGGCATTATTCCTATTTTAAATGAAAATGATGCTATCAGCGCAAACGAGTTGAAATTTGGAGACAATGACATCCTAGCCTCTCTTGTAGCCAGCATTGTGAAAGCACAACTGCTGGTTATCTTCTCTTCCGCTCCTGGTCTATTAGATAAGACAAATAATATCATACCGGTTGTTCCCAGTATCACCAAAGACATCGAATCTCTCGCCGGCAATACTACAGATGTAACGGGCACAGGGGGAATGGTCAGTAAATTGATGGCTGCTAAAATTTCAACTCAATCAGGCTGTGGTGTTTTTATCACTAGCGGCCTTAAACCTCACCCCATTCAACACCTGCTTGAAGGCGAGCCTGAAGGCACTTTCTTTGTTCCGAAAAAACAATCCTTACAATCTAAAAAACGCTGGATCGCTTTTTTTGAACACCCTAGAGGTAGTATACAAATAGATGCCGGCGCGGCAGATGCTCTTATAAACCGAGGCGCTAGCCTTTTAGCCAAGGGAATTATTTCTACGAATAGTAGTTTTGCTAAAAACGATGTTGTCAATATAGAGCACCCAGCGGGTAATCCTATCGCACGCGGGATTACGCAATTTAGCCAGGAACAAATTGATGCCATCAAGGGCATGAAGTCCAGCGAAATACAACCCCTCTTTCCAAAACACAAGAAACTGGAAGTGATCCATCGGGATCATTTAGTGACGTGGGAGGCTTAG
- a CDS encoding MFS transporter, with amino-acid sequence MEKGHKDKKENSFLNLLLNIIAPVLLMMKGGQWFGLSPTAALAIALAFPISYGIYDLICRRKYNVLSILGFISILLTGGIGLLHLPKEWIAIKEAAIPLLIGIAVLVSLKTRYPLVRTLLFNKKIIDVPKVESALEENNNQTAFNKLLLRCTYLLSFSFLLSAVLNFALARIIIQSDTGTEAFTQELGKMTALSFPVIALPCTIIMFIALWMLFAGIKKLTGLTLESVLQQQGK; translated from the coding sequence ATGGAAAAAGGCCACAAAGATAAAAAAGAAAATAGTTTTCTTAACCTCCTACTCAATATTATTGCACCCGTTCTGCTTATGATGAAAGGAGGGCAATGGTTTGGCCTATCACCTACAGCAGCGCTTGCAATCGCCTTGGCCTTCCCTATTAGCTACGGTATCTATGATCTTATATGCCGCAGAAAGTATAATGTCCTCTCCATTCTAGGCTTTATCAGTATACTTCTTACCGGAGGGATCGGTCTCTTACACCTTCCCAAAGAGTGGATTGCTATCAAAGAAGCTGCCATTCCTTTATTGATAGGGATTGCAGTCCTTGTCTCATTAAAGACGAGATACCCTTTAGTGCGTACATTGCTCTTTAATAAAAAAATTATCGATGTACCTAAAGTAGAATCCGCCCTTGAAGAGAACAATAATCAAACAGCTTTTAATAAGCTTTTGCTTCGTTGTACCTACCTGTTGTCCTTTTCCTTCCTTTTAAGTGCAGTACTTAATTTTGCCCTTGCTAGGATTATTATACAAAGCGATACCGGAACGGAAGCCTTTACTCAAGAACTTGGGAAAATGACCGCTCTTAGTTTTCCGGTTATAGCACTCCCTTGTACCATTATCATGTTCATTGCCCTCTGGATGCTCTTCGCTGGCATTAAGAAACTAACAGGACTAACGCTAGAATCTGTCCTGCAACAACAAGGAAAATAA
- a CDS encoding dTMP kinase, whose product MNKNDNHGIFISFEGSEGCGKTTQINRLADRLQKANLEVVATREPGGTDIGEEIRHLLKHASAAENMCPETELLLFAASRAQLVREVIAPALLDGKVVLCDRFLDSTTVYQGVARELSADPVQSINKFAVGDLMPDLTIVMDIPAELGLERIKQRTSALPDRLEQESIDFYQRVREGYLLLAKSMPKRFLVIDGSRDPSVIEKEIYEKVSDRFFKS is encoded by the coding sequence ATGAACAAAAACGATAATCACGGCATTTTTATTTCTTTTGAAGGCTCTGAGGGGTGTGGAAAAACAACCCAGATCAATCGCTTGGCAGATAGGCTTCAAAAAGCAAACCTGGAGGTAGTAGCAACTCGAGAACCCGGAGGTACAGATATAGGAGAAGAAATACGTCATCTTCTGAAACACGCTTCTGCAGCTGAAAACATGTGTCCCGAAACAGAATTATTACTCTTTGCCGCAAGCCGAGCCCAACTCGTCCGCGAAGTGATTGCGCCAGCCCTCCTTGACGGAAAGGTCGTGCTCTGCGATCGTTTTCTAGATTCCACCACGGTCTATCAAGGCGTGGCTAGGGAACTTTCCGCGGATCCCGTACAATCCATCAACAAATTTGCCGTTGGAGATTTGATGCCTGACCTAACAATCGTCATGGATATCCCCGCAGAACTCGGACTAGAGCGCATCAAACAACGCACCTCAGCCCTCCCCGATCGTTTAGAACAAGAGAGCATTGATTTCTACCAACGCGTGCGCGAAGGTTATTTACTGTTGGCAAAATCTATGCCGAAACGATTTCTTGTGATAGACGGCTCTCGAGATCCCTCTGTTATAGAAAAGGAAATATACGAGAAAGTAAGCGACCGTTTTTTTAAATCATGA